DNA sequence from the Candidatus Kaistella beijingensis genome:
GGCAATTGTGATGCGTTTCATCTTCATCTTTGTGGGAGCTGCTTTGATTGAGAAATTTGAATGGATTATGTATGTTTTCGGCGCTTTCCTGGTATTTACAGGAGTTAAGATGTTCTTCGACCGAGAGAGTGACGAAAAGATAGATACTCAAAACCATCCTGTAGTCAAATTTGCCAACCGATTTTTCAAGGTTCATAATCACTTTGTAGGCAATAAATTCTTTGTTACTATTGATGGTGTAAGAAAAGTTACTCCTTTATTCTTGGTACTATTAATCATTGAGGGAACCGATTTAATTTTTGCTGTGGATAGTATTCCGGCTATTTTTTCGGTAACAAAAGATCCATACATCGTATTCTTTTCCAACATTTTTGCGATTATTGGATTGCGTTCCATGTTCTTCTTATTGGCAGGAATTATCGACAAGTTCCGTTTTCTAAAAATTGGTTTGGCTGTACTTTTAACATTCATCGGATTGAAGATGTTATTCCATCATTATTTGGAAGAATGGGGATTCTCAACGACACATTCTTTGTTGATTATTGTAGGAATTTTAGGGGCAAGTATTTTATTCTCACTAATTTTTCCTGAACGTAAAAAGGAGAGAAAATTAAAATATAATCCTGAAAACCAAGACGATTTACACTGATAATTTAATTTTGTAAATAAATTAAATAATATAAGACCAATGCTTTACGTGTTGGTTTTTACTTTTGTAAAATATATCAACGTGCTTTTATTTACATTTGTATTTTATTTTTGTAAATTAATTATTTACATTTGTAATTATGAATTTAAACGAGCGGATTTCAAAAATCATAAAATATTCAGAACTTTCCTTATCGGAATTCGCTGACAAGATCGAGGTGCAGCGTTCCAACATTTCGCATATCACTTCCGGACGAAATAAACCTTCCTTAGATTTTTTGATTAAGATTAAAGACCATTTCCCCGAATTACAGTGGGATTGGCTCATTAATGGAGATGGTGAAATGTTGAAAAAAATCGAACCCGAAATTATTCAGGAGAAACCAAAACCTACTTCACTACCCGATTTGTTCTCCTTAATCGACGACGATAATTTTGGAATGACAGAAAGTGAAGACCGAGTTTCAAAAGAAAAGCCGCGAGAATTTAAAATTCCTGAGCCAACTCCCGAAAAAGAAAAAATATCCGATTCTCAACGATTAGAAGTCCCGGAAAATAAAACTATTTCACAAGTTATTGAAAATCAGGAGAATAAAATAAAACGAATCGTGCTATTTTACGAAAACGGAAAATTTGAGAGTTTTGAACCTGATTGTTAGCGGAAATTGTAAAATTAACAAAGAATAATTTTTTATATTTGAAAATTAAATAGAATAAAAATGACAATAAATCAACTAGCAGATAGTGCTCTTGAATATTTAAAGGGATTTTTTCCAGATGCAGATAAAATACAGTTAGAAGAGATTGAAAAAACAGATGATAATTTATATTGTTTCATTACTTTAAGTTATGAGTCATCTGATATTCCTGAACCGACTAATTCTTGGCTGATAAAAAAATCTAGAAAATTTAAAATCTTTAAAATCGATGTTGAGACTGGTGAAGTAAGGTCTATGAAAATTCGTGATTTAAAAATATGAATTTAGAAAATCTTGTAAAAGATTTGAGGAATAAGCTAATAACGCTTGATTGTAACGTACTTTTGCTATTAATAATTGGAAGTGTAGATAAAAAGCATATTAGTAACTTTAAAAGAACTTCAATGTTCACCGAAGAACATTATGACATCTTAATAAAATTAATATCTAATAGTCAAATATTATTAACTCCAAACGTAATTACTGAAGCTAGTAATTTATTAGAATCTTATAGTTATGACAAGCAAAAAGTTGGTTTAAAATTCCTTAAAAATATATGTGCAAATATTCCCGAATCTTATGAAAAGTCAGTTAAACTTGTAGAACTAGAAATTTTTAATAATTACGGTTTATCTGATAGCTCTGTTTTCAACCTTTGTAAAGTTGGCGCAATTGCAATTACAATTGATTTTAATTTGTATATAAGCTTATTAAGCAATAATTTAGGAGTGATTAATTTTAATCATCTAATTTTTGGACAGAACTAACAACTTCCGCTAACATCGTATTGGCGAAATGGCGGGATAAGGGAGAAATTGAAAGTTTCTCCTTTTTCTGTCGCAACAGCCTTTTATATTTCCTTTTTTTATAAATTTAGAAAATAATAAAAGGCTGTTGCTTAGCTTAGTGCAAAATTGAAAGTTTTGGCTTTCTAATCCGCCACTATCGCCAATACGCGGCCCGAAGTACGAAATGCGAAGTACGAATTATGAATTAAGAAATGAGAATTTTGAATTATGAATTTTTTGGGTGGTTTTCGTTCATAAATATTTTATTTCATCACAAAATCACTCAAACGCTTCAAACACTCAAACCCTCAAACTCCCAAACCGTCCCACTTCAATTTGTCGCACAATTTTTGTAAATTTGATATTCACACAAAAAATTTCCCTATGAAACTTGGCGATCTTGCGAAGGAACTTAATATTTCCACCAAAACGTTGATTAAATTTATTCAGGATTTTGATCTTGAACTTTCTGAATGTTTAACGACCAACTTCGATGTGATGGAAGATTTCGTGAAATTTGCAAGAGAAAATGTAAACTTTCTAAAGAAATATGAAGAAGATTTAATGAAGCAGAAATCCGTTCAAGATATTGCCGAAAACATCAATCAACCCACAGAAAAAGTTGAAGAAATCATCAAAACCGAAAAACCAATAGTTTACGACAACGGATTATACCGATCTTCAGTTTCAAGTTATGGTATCGATAATAAATTAGGCGGAAATTACCAATTTGTCTATGACTATTTCGGCAAGAAAACAAGTTTGGCTGAACGTGATTTCATCGGTTATCGCGACTTGTTTTTCTATATTCGGGAAACGCTTGAACCCTTTCTAAATCCCAATCAACTAAAAGATTGGGGAATTCATAAACCTGCAGGAATTATACTTTACGGTCCTCCCGGAAGTGGCAAGATTTTTTGGGCAAACAAAATTGCGGAGATTATTAATTACAGTTTTAAAGAAGTCAAAAAATATTATTTGGGAACTTCATTTGTTAATGGAAACAAAACCAGTTTCAACGATTTCCTCGTTCAGATGATGAAGGAAGAAAAGGTTTTACTTTTCATGGAAGATTTTAACGAAATCATGACTTTCAGAAATGAGGAAAAATCGGTTTCTTCCTTCGATGAGGAAACAAAGGATATTATCTTACACTATATTGGTCATTTTGAGGAAGAGGATCTTTTGATGGTCGGTTCGGCAAATACGCTATATAATATTGACAGAGAAATTCTCGCTCCCGGAAGATTTGATGTGGTAATCCCGATATTTCCACCCAATGCAAGAGAACGTTCACAGATGATTTTGTATCACATGACGGAAAGTCTTTCCGATGATGCCATGTTGATGAAGATTTTGGTGAAAAACAATGCGGATCATTTACCTTTTTGGGAAGATGTTTCTAGCAAGATGAAAACCTTTTCAAATACCATGATTATTGATTTCACCCAAAGTTTAAAGAAAAGAATCCGAAGCAGTTACCAAAAGAACAACAACGAAAATATTAAGATCGATCAATCTTTATTGGATGCATCTTTACGCGACGCATCATCAAAATTAACAGAAGAATATTTGAATCAAGTTGCCCAATTTATCCACGATGTCTCGGTGAACAATGCCGATAATTTCAACAGCAGAATTCAGGCATTACGATACGAACTTGATAATTATAAAGTGATCGAAGCACCAAGAAAATCGATTGGTTTTACACATAATGATGACGGAAAATAGTTTCTAAAAACTACTTTTTCGTCTTTTTAGGGACTTTTAATCCTGCTTGTTCCGCTTCTGAAATTCCGATTGCGAGGGCTTGTTTTCTTTCGGTAACTTTGTCGCCGGAAGATGATTTCAATGTTCCTTCTTTGAATTCGTGCATTACTTCACCGATTTTCTCCTGTGCTTTTTTGGAATATTTTCTGGTTGACATCATTTAAAATTTTTGTGATTGATGTGTTTTCAACAGCCAAGATTTTGCCAAAGAAACTCCCAAAAATACCTTTAACAGAAATTAATTTCTTTATCTTTGGAATTCTTATTTTAATTAAAACATGAAAAAACTCGTTCTGTCTTTGGCGATTATTGCTTCTGTTTCGGCATTTTCGCAGGAAATTACTTTGGATAAAATCTATTCCGGATATTATCGCGGGAAAAACATTGCAGGAATCGCGTCCTTGAAAAACGGTGAAAATTATGCGGTCATCGAACAGGGCGGAATTGCAAAATATTCCTATAAAACCTCGCAAAAAGAAGGAAATATTGTGGATGGAAATTTTCAGTCCTACATCTTTAATGACGACGAATCCAAAATTTTGTTGCTAAAAGAAAGTGAACCTATTTACAGACATTCCTTTCTCGGAAAATTCGATGTTAAAGATTTGAAATCGGGAAAAGTTTTAAGCCTAAATAACGGAAATTTTGTTCAGGAGCCGACTTTTTCTCCGGATGGAACCAAAGTCGCTTTCATTGTCGACAATAATCTTTATTATCAGGAATTGAGTTCAGGAAAAATTATCCAAATTACGAATGACGGAAAGAAAAATTCAATATTAAACGGACTTGCTGATTGGGTTTATGAGGAAGAATTCGGACATGCAAGACAATACGAATGGACGAAAAATTCTGATGCGATTGTTTTTGTAAAATCGGATGAATCGGAAGTTCCGGAAATGTACATCCCGATTTATGGAAAGCAGCTCTACCCTTCTGAAATGCGTTTCAAATACCCGAAAGCAGGCGAAAAAAATTCGATTGTTTCCGCACAGCTTTTCCGTCTCGATTCAGGGAAAACGACTCCTTTAAATTTAGGAAGTTTCAAGAATTATTATATTCCAAATGTTTACAAAACGGCGAAAGCGGATGAAATAATGTTGATTACTTCAGACAGAATTCAAAATGCTTCCGATGTTTTAAAGGTAAATACCAAAACAGGAAATATCACGAAACTTTTCACAGAATCAGATGATAAATGGGTCGATACAGACAATGTGACTTTAGAATTTTTGGCTGACAATTCCTTCATTTGGGGAAGCGAAAGAGACGGGAACCGCCATCTTTATTGGTACGACCAAAACGGAAAATTGAAAAAACAAATTACCAAAGGAAATTGGGAAGTCACTGATTATTACGGATTTAATCCAAAAACAAAAGAAGTTCTCGTACAAACCACCGAAAAAGGTAGCATCAATAAAGTAGTTTCGAAAATCAATATTGAAACCGGTAAATCCACGTTGCTTTCTAACGCTGAAGGAAATAACAGTGCGAGTTTCAGCGGAAATTATAATTATTTTATCGAAACTTCTTCTTCTGCCAAAAAACCTTACACCTTT
Encoded proteins:
- a CDS encoding TerC/Alx family metal homeostasis membrane protein; the protein is MTSETLFLLGFLLFIFFILALDLGLLNKKSDTVSMKQAGLMSFFVVALSMCFYFVLITYGHLLHGIDSIEKLQSVITRHHHPVKIIPGDLDHSIQLYNQNLGLEYLTGYVVEYALSVDNIFVIVLIFGAFGVAQKNYHRVLFWGILGAIVMRFIFIFVGAALIEKFEWIMYVFGAFLVFTGVKMFFDRESDEKIDTQNHPVVKFANRFFKVHNHFVGNKFFVTIDGVRKVTPLFLVLLIIEGTDLIFAVDSIPAIFSVTKDPYIVFFSNIFAIIGLRSMFFLLAGIIDKFRFLKIGLAVLLTFIGLKMLFHHYLEEWGFSTTHSLLIIVGILGASILFSLIFPERKKERKLKYNPENQDDLH
- a CDS encoding helix-turn-helix domain-containing protein, which gives rise to MNLNERISKIIKYSELSLSEFADKIEVQRSNISHITSGRNKPSLDFLIKIKDHFPELQWDWLINGDGEMLKKIEPEIIQEKPKPTSLPDLFSLIDDDNFGMTESEDRVSKEKPREFKIPEPTPEKEKISDSQRLEVPENKTISQVIENQENKIKRIVLFYENGKFESFEPDC
- a CDS encoding PIN domain-containing protein, which translates into the protein MNLENLVKDLRNKLITLDCNVLLLLIIGSVDKKHISNFKRTSMFTEEHYDILIKLISNSQILLTPNVITEASNLLESYSYDKQKVGLKFLKNICANIPESYEKSVKLVELEIFNNYGLSDSSVFNLCKVGAIAITIDFNLYISLLSNNLGVINFNHLIFGQN
- a CDS encoding AAA family ATPase, translating into MKLGDLAKELNISTKTLIKFIQDFDLELSECLTTNFDVMEDFVKFARENVNFLKKYEEDLMKQKSVQDIAENINQPTEKVEEIIKTEKPIVYDNGLYRSSVSSYGIDNKLGGNYQFVYDYFGKKTSLAERDFIGYRDLFFYIRETLEPFLNPNQLKDWGIHKPAGIILYGPPGSGKIFWANKIAEIINYSFKEVKKYYLGTSFVNGNKTSFNDFLVQMMKEEKVLLFMEDFNEIMTFRNEEKSVSSFDEETKDIILHYIGHFEEEDLLMVGSANTLYNIDREILAPGRFDVVIPIFPPNARERSQMILYHMTESLSDDAMLMKILVKNNADHLPFWEDVSSKMKTFSNTMIIDFTQSLKKRIRSSYQKNNNENIKIDQSLLDASLRDASSKLTEEYLNQVAQFIHDVSVNNADNFNSRIQALRYELDNYKVIEAPRKSIGFTHNDDGK
- a CDS encoding DUF6496 domain-containing protein; translation: MMSTRKYSKKAQEKIGEVMHEFKEGTLKSSSGDKVTERKQALAIGISEAEQAGLKVPKKTKK
- a CDS encoding S9 family peptidase, encoding MKKLVLSLAIIASVSAFSQEITLDKIYSGYYRGKNIAGIASLKNGENYAVIEQGGIAKYSYKTSQKEGNIVDGNFQSYIFNDDESKILLLKESEPIYRHSFLGKFDVKDLKSGKVLSLNNGNFVQEPTFSPDGTKVAFIVDNNLYYQELSSGKIIQITNDGKKNSILNGLADWVYEEEFGHARQYEWTKNSDAIVFVKSDESEVPEMYIPIYGKQLYPSEMRFKYPKAGEKNSIVSAQLFRLDSGKTTPLNLGSFKNYYIPNVYKTAKADEIMLITSDRIQNASDVLKVNTKTGNITKLFTESDDKWVDTDNVTLEFLADNSFIWGSERDGNRHLYWYDQNGKLKKQITKGNWEVTDYYGFNPKTKEVLVQTTEKGSINKVVSKINIETGKSTLLSNAEGNNSASFSGNYNYFIETSSSAKKPYTFVLKDGNGKTMKELQNNNEQLKKLEADNFVTKEFFTIPNEAGDQMNAYIMKPKDFDPNKKYPLFMFQYSGPGSQQVSNSWDGGNGLWFNHLVQKGYIVVCVDGRGTGYRGTKYKKVTYKNLGKYEIEDQIAAAKWLGNQSYIDKSRIGIFGWSYGGYMASLAMTKGADVFKAGIAVAPVTNWRYYDSIYTERFLQTPQENPEGYDQNSPTTFAKLLKGKFLLIHGTADDNVHFQNSMEFSEALIQNNKQFEFMAYPDKNHGIYGGQTRPQLYKKMTDFILENL